In Pseudomonas alcaliphila JAB1, a single window of DNA contains:
- a CDS encoding TIGR02281 family clan AA aspartic protease gives MSEQTPGRRAGRVMLVLAWGAGLLLATHFFGNWEDRQRNPNQTPQSVHGDGFVEVSLASSRQGHYLVNGQIDGHDVTFLLDTGATQVAIPSAVAERLGLQRGAPIIISTANGRATGHRTRLDSLRLGDIELRDVAALIAPGMDGDEVLLGMSALKQLEFSQKGGTLVLRQSTLQ, from the coding sequence GTGAGCGAACAGACGCCAGGCCGTCGTGCTGGACGAGTGATGTTGGTACTCGCCTGGGGCGCCGGCCTGCTGCTGGCCACGCACTTCTTCGGTAACTGGGAAGATCGCCAGCGCAACCCCAACCAGACGCCGCAGTCGGTGCATGGCGATGGTTTCGTCGAGGTGAGCCTGGCCAGCAGTCGTCAGGGTCACTACCTGGTCAATGGCCAGATCGATGGGCATGACGTGACCTTTCTGCTCGACACCGGCGCCACCCAGGTGGCAATACCCAGCGCGGTGGCCGAGCGTCTCGGCCTGCAACGCGGCGCCCCGATCATCATCAGCACGGCCAATGGCCGTGCCACCGGGCATCGCACACGCCTGGACAGCCTGCGCCTGGGCGATATCGAACTGCGTGACGTCGCCGCACTGATCGCCCCCGGCATGGACGGCGACGAAGTGCTGCTGGGCATGAGCGCCCTGAAACAACTCGAATTCAGTCAGAAGGGCGGCACCCTGGTGCTGCGCCAATCAACCTTGCAATGA
- a CDS encoding esterase-like activity of phytase family protein, producing the protein MRNHLLALGLLAGVANAEPVVLEELKLEAEYPVTEMPGGNLSGLALCGETLWAVSDRDDDRLYQLHREEGLLRAEAETFVAPEPPESALPWGLRMRNWVAGLVRGGALDFEGLACDAQGNRYLVSETRAAVLQVSSNGNAQWLNLPSGLVRQARASGMLLHFNQGFEGIAIDPAGDRLWLAAEQRRRGLTVLHRRGSSWRCTGGCVLTSESGDEASPEALGGHMAPRDFSGLAYFGEKLFTLERQAHRVCRRTLSDGVAEICWSFASEALSEPRRYAPDYGMAEALWIDKDGAWIGVDNGSQTRTDGEERPIVWRFAAPKGGWSRRP; encoded by the coding sequence ATGCGTAATCACCTCCTTGCACTCGGTCTGTTGGCCGGCGTCGCGAACGCCGAGCCAGTAGTGCTGGAAGAGCTCAAGCTGGAGGCCGAATACCCGGTGACAGAAATGCCGGGCGGCAACCTGTCCGGCCTGGCCCTGTGCGGCGAAACGCTGTGGGCAGTTTCCGACCGTGACGACGACCGCCTCTATCAACTGCATAGAGAAGAAGGGCTGCTGCGCGCCGAAGCAGAAACCTTCGTCGCCCCCGAACCGCCCGAGAGCGCCCTGCCCTGGGGCCTGCGCATGCGCAACTGGGTGGCCGGCCTGGTACGCGGTGGCGCACTGGATTTCGAGGGACTGGCATGCGACGCACAAGGTAACCGTTACCTGGTCAGTGAAACCCGCGCCGCCGTACTGCAGGTCAGCAGCAACGGCAACGCGCAGTGGCTCAACCTGCCCAGCGGACTGGTGCGCCAGGCCCGCGCCAGCGGCATGCTGCTGCACTTCAACCAGGGCTTCGAAGGCATCGCCATCGATCCGGCCGGTGATCGCCTGTGGCTGGCTGCCGAACAGCGCCGCCGCGGCCTCACTGTACTGCATCGTCGCGGCAGCAGTTGGCGTTGTACCGGCGGCTGCGTGCTGACCAGCGAAAGCGGTGACGAGGCGTCGCCCGAAGCGCTCGGCGGCCATATGGCGCCACGCGACTTCTCCGGCCTGGCCTATTTCGGTGAAAAGCTCTTTACCCTTGAGCGTCAGGCCCACCGTGTCTGCCGGCGCACCCTGAGCGACGGTGTCGCGGAGATCTGCTGGTCGTTCGCCAGCGAAGCCCTGAGCGAACCACGCCGCTACGCACCGGACTACGGCATGGCCGAAGCGCTGTGGATCGACAAGGATGGTGCCTGGATCGGCGTCGACAACGGCAGCCAGACCCGCACCGATGGCGAAGAGCGCCCCATCGTCTGGCGTTTTGCCGCACCCAAGGGCGGCTGGAGCCGGCGCCCGTGA
- the parE gene encoding DNA topoisomerase IV subunit B produces MAQQNAYNADAIEVLSGLDPVRKRPGMYTDTTRPNHLAQEVIDNSVDEALAGHAKSIQVILHEDNSLEVLDDGRGMPVDIHPEEGVPGVELILTKLHAGGKFSNKNYQFSGGLHGVGISVVNALSTRVVVTVKRDGNEYQMSFADGFKASELEVIGSVGKRNTGTSVHFWPDAKYFDSFKFSISRLKHVLKAKAVLCPGLNVSFEDKASGEKVEWHYEDGLRSYLVDAVSEFERLPVEPFVGSLAGNKEAVDWALLWLPEGGDAVQESYVNLIPTAQGGTHVNGLRQGLLDAMREFCEFRNLLPRGVKLAPEDVWERIAFVLSMKMQDAQFSGQTKERLSSREAAAFVSGVVKDAFSLWLNAHPETGLALAELAISNAGRRLKAGKKVERKKITQGPALPGKLADCAGQNPLRCELFLVEGDSAGGSAKQARDKEFQAIMPLRGKILNTWEVDGSEVLASQEVHDIAVAVGIDPGSSDLSGLRYGKICILADADSDGLHIATLLCALFVRHFRPLVDAGHVYVAMPPLYRIDLGKEIFYALDDAERDGILDRLVAEKRRGKPQVTRFKGLGEMNPPQLRETTMDPNTRRLVQLTLDDFEGTREVMDMLLAKKRAGDRKSWLETKGNLAEVLA; encoded by the coding sequence ATGGCCCAGCAGAACGCCTATAACGCAGACGCCATCGAAGTCCTTTCCGGCCTCGACCCGGTGCGCAAGCGCCCGGGCATGTACACCGACACCACACGGCCCAACCACCTGGCCCAGGAAGTCATCGACAACAGCGTCGACGAAGCCCTGGCCGGGCACGCCAAGTCGATCCAGGTAATCCTCCACGAGGACAATTCGCTGGAAGTGCTCGACGATGGCCGTGGCATGCCGGTGGATATCCACCCGGAAGAAGGCGTGCCGGGCGTCGAGCTGATCCTTACCAAGCTGCATGCCGGCGGCAAGTTCAGCAACAAGAACTACCAGTTCTCCGGTGGTCTGCATGGCGTCGGCATCAGCGTCGTCAATGCCCTGTCGACCCGCGTGGTGGTCACCGTCAAGCGTGACGGTAACGAATACCAGATGAGCTTCGCCGACGGCTTCAAGGCCAGCGAGCTGGAAGTCATCGGCAGCGTCGGCAAGCGCAACACCGGCACCAGCGTGCATTTCTGGCCGGACGCCAAGTACTTCGACTCCTTCAAGTTCTCCATCAGCCGCCTCAAGCATGTGCTCAAGGCCAAGGCCGTACTCTGCCCGGGCCTGAACGTCAGCTTCGAAGACAAGGCCTCGGGCGAGAAGGTCGAGTGGCACTACGAGGACGGCCTGCGCTCCTATCTGGTCGATGCCGTCAGCGAGTTCGAGCGTCTGCCGGTAGAGCCCTTCGTCGGCAGCCTGGCTGGCAACAAGGAAGCCGTGGACTGGGCCCTGCTGTGGCTGCCTGAAGGCGGCGACGCGGTGCAGGAAAGCTACGTCAACCTGATCCCCACCGCGCAGGGCGGCACCCACGTCAACGGCCTGCGCCAGGGCCTGCTCGATGCCATGCGCGAGTTCTGTGAGTTCCGCAACCTGCTGCCGCGTGGCGTGAAACTCGCCCCGGAAGACGTCTGGGAACGCATTGCCTTCGTTCTCTCGATGAAGATGCAGGACGCGCAATTCTCCGGCCAGACCAAGGAGCGCCTGTCCTCGCGCGAAGCCGCCGCCTTTGTCTCCGGCGTGGTCAAGGATGCCTTCAGCCTGTGGCTCAATGCCCATCCTGAAACCGGCCTGGCGCTGGCCGAACTGGCCATCAGCAACGCTGGCCGTCGCCTCAAGGCCGGCAAGAAGGTCGAGCGCAAGAAGATCACCCAGGGTCCGGCGCTGCCCGGCAAGCTGGCCGATTGCGCGGGGCAGAACCCGCTGCGTTGCGAGCTGTTCCTGGTCGAGGGTGACTCGGCAGGCGGCAGCGCCAAGCAGGCACGCGACAAGGAGTTCCAGGCCATCATGCCGCTGCGCGGCAAGATCCTGAATACCTGGGAAGTGGACGGCAGCGAGGTGCTGGCCTCGCAGGAAGTACACGATATCGCCGTGGCCGTCGGTATCGATCCCGGCTCGAGCGACCTCTCCGGGCTGCGCTACGGCAAGATCTGCATCCTTGCCGACGCCGACTCCGACGGCCTGCACATCGCCACCCTGCTCTGCGCCCTGTTCGTACGTCACTTCCGCCCGCTGGTAGATGCCGGTCACGTCTACGTGGCCATGCCGCCGCTGTATCGCATCGACCTGGGCAAGGAGATCTTCTACGCCCTCGACGACGCCGAGCGCGACGGCATCCTCGACCGCCTGGTGGCCGAGAAACGTCGCGGCAAGCCACAGGTCACCCGCTTCAAGGGCCTCGGCGAGATGAACCCGCCGCAGTTGCGCGAAACCACCATGGACCCCAACACCCGGCGTCTGGTGCAACTGACCCTGGATGATTTCGAAGGCACCCGCGAAGTGATGGACATGCTGCTGGCGAAAAAACGCGCCGGTGATCGCAAGAGCTGGCTGGAAACCAAGGGCAACCTGGCCGAGGTACTGGCCTGA
- a CDS encoding YqiA/YcfP family alpha/beta fold hydrolase gives MTASILYIHGLNSSPASHKASQLSRAMAHLGLENQLRVPALHHHPRQAIAQLQALISELGAPLLVGSSLGGYYATYLAEQHGLKALLINPAVQPHLRFDGYLGPQKNYYSDETWDLTEDHVQALAELDVAAPNDPTRYQIWLQTGDETLDYRDAERYYCACALRIQAGGDHGFQGFAEHLPTLFAFAGINATLWRDTDFSAFN, from the coding sequence ATGACCGCATCCATCCTCTATATACACGGCCTGAACAGCTCGCCAGCCTCGCACAAGGCCAGCCAGTTGAGCCGCGCCATGGCCCACCTGGGTCTGGAAAACCAGTTGCGCGTACCGGCCCTGCATCATCATCCGCGTCAGGCCATCGCCCAGTTGCAGGCGCTGATCAGCGAACTCGGCGCGCCGCTGCTGGTGGGCAGCTCCCTGGGCGGCTATTACGCCACTTACCTGGCCGAACAGCATGGACTCAAGGCGCTGCTGATCAACCCCGCCGTGCAGCCACACCTGCGTTTCGACGGCTACCTGGGCCCACAGAAGAACTACTACAGCGACGAGACCTGGGACCTTACCGAAGATCACGTCCAGGCCTTGGCCGAACTCGACGTTGCAGCGCCGAACGACCCGACGCGTTACCAGATCTGGCTACAGACCGGCGACGAAACCCTCGACTACCGTGACGCCGAGCGTTACTACTGCGCCTGCGCCCTGCGCATCCAGGCCGGGGGCGACCATGGCTTCCAGGGCTTCGCCGAACACCTGCCGACACTCTTCGCTTTTGCCGGCATTAACGCCACACTTTGGCGCGATACCGACTTTTCCGCATTCAATTGA
- the cpdA gene encoding 3',5'-cyclic-AMP phosphodiesterase yields MPSLPTQSTDSSVLLVQLSDSHLFAEADGKLLGMDTCDSLQRVIERVLQEQPQIDLILATGDLSQDGSEASYQRFRQLTSAIDAPTRWLAGNHDEIPPMQAACQGSELLEPVIDLGAWRIVMLDSSIPGAVPGFLADSQLELLERALSEAPQRHHLICLHHHPVSIGCKWMEPIGLRNPDALFAVLDRYPQARTVLWGHIHQEFDQQRGNLRLLASPSTCVQFAPGSEEFQVDSEAPGYRWLRLHADGKLDTGVSRVTGIHFEVDYSVKGY; encoded by the coding sequence TTGCCGAGCCTGCCCACCCAATCCACTGATTCCTCGGTACTGCTGGTGCAGTTGTCCGACAGTCACCTGTTCGCCGAAGCGGACGGCAAGCTGCTGGGCATGGATACTTGCGACAGCCTGCAGCGGGTGATCGAACGGGTCCTGCAGGAACAGCCGCAGATCGACCTGATTCTGGCTACAGGTGATCTTTCGCAGGACGGCAGCGAAGCGTCGTATCAGCGCTTTCGCCAACTCACCTCAGCCATCGACGCACCAACCCGCTGGCTGGCTGGCAACCATGACGAAATCCCCCCCATGCAGGCTGCCTGCCAGGGCAGCGAGCTGCTGGAGCCGGTAATCGACCTTGGCGCCTGGCGCATCGTCATGCTCGATTCATCGATCCCCGGCGCGGTGCCCGGTTTTCTTGCCGACAGCCAACTCGAACTGCTCGAACGCGCCCTCAGCGAAGCGCCGCAGCGCCATCACCTGATCTGCCTGCACCACCATCCGGTCTCCATCGGCTGCAAGTGGATGGAACCCATCGGCCTGCGCAACCCCGACGCCCTGTTCGCTGTGCTCGACCGCTACCCGCAGGCGCGCACCGTGCTCTGGGGGCATATCCATCAGGAGTTCGACCAGCAGCGCGGTAATCTGCGCCTGCTCGCCTCACCTTCGACCTGCGTGCAGTTCGCGCCGGGCAGCGAGGAGTTTCAGGTGGACAGCGAAGCCCCCGGCTATCGCTGGCTACGCCTGCATGCCGACGGCAAGCTGGATACCGGTGTATCGCGCGTCACCGGCATCCATTTCGAAGTGGACTACAGCGTCAAGGGTTACTGA
- a CDS encoding DUF1249 domain-containing protein — protein sequence MVVNLLRERYRVDLVELQAACEANYARLMRLLPNMREHTESRRVALSQGEHLLGVLALDVLESCPYTTTLCVRQEHSLPWLPVPQLEVRVYHDARMAEVVSAENARRLHIRYPYPNAAMHQPDEKSQLNLFLGEWLSHCLACGHEPQPVM from the coding sequence GTGGTCGTGAATCTGCTGCGCGAGCGCTATCGGGTCGACCTGGTCGAGCTGCAAGCGGCTTGCGAGGCCAACTACGCGCGCCTGATGCGCCTACTACCGAACATGCGTGAGCACACGGAAAGCCGCCGCGTGGCGCTGAGCCAGGGTGAGCATCTGCTCGGCGTGTTGGCGCTGGACGTGTTGGAAAGTTGCCCCTACACCACCACCCTGTGCGTGCGCCAGGAACACAGCCTGCCCTGGCTGCCGGTGCCGCAGCTGGAAGTGCGGGTCTATCACGATGCGCGCATGGCCGAGGTCGTCAGCGCAGAGAACGCGCGTCGCCTGCATATCCGCTACCCCTATCCCAACGCGGCGATGCATCAACCGGACGAGAAGAGTCAGCTCAACCTGTTCCTCGGCGAATGGCTGAGCCATTGCCTGGCCTGCGGGCACGAACCGCAGCCGGTGATGTAG
- a CDS encoding NUDIX domain-containing protein: protein MGKDDIEIIERENCFRGFYRLDRIKLRHRQFAGNMGPQLTRELFVRHDAVCVLPYDPQRDEVVLIEQFRVGAMDKSANPWLLELVAGLIDKDEEPEEVARREAIEEADLPLTSLWPITQYYPSPGGSDERVHLFVGRCSSEGAGGVHGLPEEGEDIRVQVMPLEDALAAVRDGRIDNAASIIALQWLALNRDEVRGMWS, encoded by the coding sequence ATGGGCAAAGACGACATCGAGATCATCGAGCGCGAGAACTGCTTTCGCGGCTTCTACCGCCTCGACCGGATCAAGCTGCGCCATCGCCAGTTCGCCGGCAACATGGGCCCGCAGCTGACCCGCGAGCTGTTCGTGCGTCACGACGCCGTGTGCGTGCTGCCTTACGATCCGCAGCGCGACGAAGTGGTGCTGATCGAGCAGTTTCGCGTCGGTGCCATGGACAAGAGCGCCAACCCCTGGCTGCTGGAACTGGTCGCCGGCCTGATCGACAAGGACGAGGAGCCCGAGGAGGTCGCGCGTCGCGAAGCCATCGAGGAAGCCGATCTGCCCCTGACGTCGCTGTGGCCGATCACCCAGTACTACCCTTCGCCTGGTGGCTCGGACGAGCGCGTGCATCTGTTCGTTGGTCGCTGCAGCAGTGAGGGTGCCGGCGGTGTGCATGGCCTGCCTGAGGAAGGCGAGGACATCCGGGTACAGGTGATGCCGCTGGAGGATGCCCTGGCCGCTGTGCGCGACGGGCGTATCGACAACGCCGCCAGCATCATCGCCCTGCAATGGCTGGCGCTGAACCGCGACGAAGTGCGGGGGATGTGGTCGTGA
- the thiC gene encoding phosphomethylpyrimidine synthase ThiC, which yields MSTQQQKNLSESAQVDQQSVQPFPRSQKVYVQGSRPDIRVPMREISLDVTPTDFGGEINAPVTVYDTSGPYTDPNVTIDVRKGLADVRSAWIEDRGDTEKLPGLSSEFGQRRLNDAELTKMRFAHVRNPRRAKAGHNVSQMHYAKQGIITPEMEYVAIRENMKLAEAREAGLLNEQHAGHSFGAAIPKEITPEFVRSEVARGRAIIPANINHVELEPMIIGRNFLVKINGNIGNSALGSSIEEEVAKLTWGIRWGSDTVMDLSTGKHIHETREWIIRNSPVPIGTVPIYQALEKVGGIAEDLTWELFRDTLIEQAEQGVDYFTIHAGVLLRYVPMTAKRVTGIVSRGGSIMAKWCLAHHKENFLYTHFEDICEIMKAYDVSFSLGDGLRPGSIADANDEAQFGELETLGELTKIAWKHDVQCMIEGPGHVPMQLIKENMDKQLECCDEAPFYTLGPLITDIAPGYDHITSGIGAAMIGWFGCAMLCYVTPKEHLGLPNKDDVKTGIITYKIAAHAADLAKGHPGAQIRDNALSKARFEFRWEDQFNLGLDPDTARAFHDETLPKDSAKVAHFCSMCGPKFCSMKITQEVREYAKEQRIDAVDLDAEQGMQAKAEEFKAQGSQLYQRV from the coding sequence ATGAGCACACAACAACAAAAGAACCTGAGCGAAAGCGCCCAGGTAGACCAGCAGTCGGTACAGCCCTTCCCCCGTTCGCAAAAAGTCTACGTACAAGGCTCGCGCCCGGACATCCGCGTGCCGATGCGCGAGATCAGCCTGGACGTGACGCCGACCGACTTCGGTGGCGAGATCAACGCCCCGGTCACCGTCTACGACACCTCCGGCCCCTACACCGACCCGAACGTCACCATCGACGTGCGCAAGGGCCTGGCCGACGTGCGCAGCGCCTGGATCGAAGACCGCGGTGACACCGAGAAACTGCCGGGCCTGTCCTCCGAATTCGGCCAGCGCCGCCTGAACGATGCCGAGCTGACCAAGATGCGCTTCGCCCACGTGCGCAACCCGCGCCGGGCCAAGGCTGGGCACAACGTCAGCCAGATGCATTACGCCAAGCAGGGCATCATCACGCCCGAGATGGAATACGTCGCCATCCGCGAAAACATGAAGCTGGCCGAGGCGCGTGAAGCCGGTCTGCTCAACGAACAGCACGCCGGGCACAGCTTCGGCGCTGCCATCCCGAAAGAGATCACCCCCGAGTTCGTGCGCAGCGAAGTGGCTCGTGGCCGCGCCATCATCCCGGCCAACATCAACCACGTGGAGCTGGAGCCGATGATCATCGGCCGCAACTTCCTGGTGAAGATCAACGGCAACATCGGCAACTCGGCGCTCGGCTCCTCCATCGAAGAAGAAGTGGCCAAGCTCACCTGGGGCATCCGCTGGGGTTCGGACACGGTGATGGACCTGTCCACCGGCAAGCACATCCACGAAACCCGCGAGTGGATCATCCGCAACTCGCCGGTACCGATCGGCACCGTGCCGATCTACCAGGCTCTGGAAAAGGTCGGCGGCATTGCCGAAGACCTGACCTGGGAGCTGTTCCGCGACACCCTGATCGAGCAGGCCGAACAGGGCGTGGACTACTTCACCATCCACGCCGGCGTACTGCTGCGCTATGTGCCAATGACCGCCAAACGCGTCACCGGCATCGTTTCCCGTGGCGGCTCGATCATGGCCAAGTGGTGCCTGGCGCACCACAAGGAAAACTTCCTCTACACCCACTTCGAAGACATCTGCGAAATCATGAAGGCCTACGACGTCAGCTTCTCGCTGGGCGATGGTCTGCGTCCGGGTTCGATTGCCGACGCCAACGACGAAGCGCAGTTCGGTGAACTGGAAACCCTCGGCGAACTGACCAAGATCGCCTGGAAGCACGACGTGCAGTGCATGATCGAAGGCCCCGGTCACGTGCCGATGCAACTGATCAAGGAGAACATGGACAAGCAGCTGGAATGCTGCGACGAGGCTCCGTTCTATACCCTTGGCCCGCTGATCACCGACATCGCCCCGGGCTACGACCACATCACCAGCGGCATCGGCGCAGCGATGATCGGCTGGTTCGGCTGCGCCATGCTCTGCTACGTCACGCCCAAGGAGCACCTGGGCCTGCCGAACAAGGATGACGTGAAGACCGGCATCATCACTTACAAGATCGCCGCCCACGCGGCCGACCTGGCCAAAGGGCACCCGGGCGCGCAGATCCGCGACAACGCCCTGTCCAAGGCGCGCTTCGAGTTCCGCTGGGAAGACCAGTTCAACCTCGGCCTGGATCCGGACACCGCCCGCGCCTTCCACGACGAGACGCTGCCGAAGGATTCGGCCAAGGTGGCACACTTCTGCTCCATGTGCGGGCCGAAGTTCTGCTCGATGAAGATCACCCAGGAAGTGCGCGAGTACGCCAAGGAGCAGCGCATCGACGCCGTCGATCTGGATGCCGAGCAAGGCATGCAGGCCAAGGCCGAGGAATTCAAGGCGCAAGGCAGCCAACTCTACCAACGCGTGTAG
- a CDS encoding TolC family outer membrane protein has translation MLRRLSLAIAVAAASVALVQAEEAPLSSKTDLVTVYQEAAKNNADIAAARADYQARREVVPQARAGLLPNLSAGANYGDTRTEVDSPSVTLSRSGLVYQANLSQPLFRADRWFQLQAAEATSEQASLELSATEQNLILQSAETYFAVLRAQDTLASTKAEEAAFKRQLDQANERFDVGLSDKTDVLEAQAGFDTARANRLLAERAVDDAFEALVTLTNRDYLAVEGIVHTLPVLAPTPNDAKAWVDTAAAQNLNLQASLYAVTAAEENLRQRKAGHAPTLDAVASYQQGDNDSLGFTNSGVPGASRYSGDVSQRSIGLQLNIPLYSGGLTSSQVREAYQRLGQTEQLRESLRRQVVQNTRNLFRAVNTDVETVQARRQSIISNQSALEATEIGYQVGTRNIVDVLDAQRQLYSAVRNYNDARYDYILNNLRLKQAAGTLSPADLEALGNFLKPDYNPDKDFLPPDLASAAEDRLQNNQDF, from the coding sequence ATGTTGCGCAGACTATCCCTGGCAATCGCCGTGGCCGCCGCTTCGGTGGCTCTGGTTCAGGCCGAAGAGGCCCCGCTGTCGAGCAAGACCGACCTGGTCACCGTGTATCAGGAAGCGGCGAAGAACAATGCCGATATCGCCGCCGCGCGCGCCGATTATCAGGCGCGCCGCGAAGTCGTACCGCAGGCGCGTGCAGGGTTGCTGCCCAACCTGTCCGCCGGTGCCAATTACGGCGACACGCGTACCGAGGTCGATTCGCCCAGCGTGACCCTCTCGCGCAGTGGCCTGGTCTATCAGGCCAACCTCAGTCAGCCGCTGTTCCGTGCCGACCGCTGGTTCCAGTTGCAGGCTGCCGAGGCCACCAGCGAGCAGGCTTCGCTGGAGTTGTCTGCCACTGAACAGAATTTGATTCTGCAGAGCGCCGAAACCTATTTCGCTGTGTTGCGTGCGCAGGACACCCTGGCCTCGACCAAGGCCGAGGAAGCGGCATTCAAGCGTCAGCTGGACCAGGCCAACGAACGTTTCGATGTCGGCCTGTCCGACAAGACCGATGTGCTCGAGGCGCAGGCCGGTTTCGATACTGCACGCGCCAACCGCTTGCTCGCCGAGCGTGCAGTGGATGACGCCTTCGAAGCCCTGGTGACTCTGACCAACCGCGATTATCTGGCCGTCGAGGGGATCGTCCACACCCTGCCGGTGCTGGCGCCGACGCCGAATGATGCCAAGGCCTGGGTCGACACCGCCGCGGCGCAGAACCTCAACCTGCAGGCCAGCCTGTATGCCGTGACGGCTGCCGAAGAGAATCTGCGCCAGCGCAAGGCCGGTCATGCGCCGACCCTGGATGCCGTGGCCAGCTATCAGCAGGGTGATAACGACAGCCTGGGCTTCACCAATTCTGGCGTGCCTGGCGCTTCTCGCTACAGTGGCGACGTTTCGCAGCGTTCCATCGGTCTGCAATTGAACATCCCGCTGTATAGCGGCGGTCTGACCAGCTCGCAGGTGCGTGAGGCTTATCAGCGCCTGGGCCAGACCGAGCAACTGCGCGAGAGCCTGCGTCGCCAGGTGGTGCAGAACACCCGCAACCTGTTCCGCGCGGTAAATACCGACGTGGAAACCGTGCAGGCGCGTCGCCAGTCGATCATCTCCAACCAGAGCGCGCTGGAAGCCACCGAGATCGGCTATCAGGTAGGTACCCGCAACATCGTCGACGTGCTCGACGCCCAGCGGCAGTTGTACAGCGCTGTGCGTAATTACAACGACGCGCGTTACGACTACATCCTCAACAACCTGCGCTTGAAGCAGGCTGCTGGCACCCTCAGCCCGGCCGACCTGGAAGCGCTGGGCAATTTCCTCAAACCGGACTACAACCCGGACAAGGACTTCCTGCCGCCAGATCTGGCCTCTGCCGCCGAAGATCGCCTGCAGAACAATCAGGATTTCTGA
- the waaA gene encoding lipid IV(A) 3-deoxy-D-manno-octulosonic acid transferase, producing the protein MNRLLYTLLLHLALPLIALRLALRARKAPAYARRINERFSLGLPAMKPGGIWVHAVSVGESIAAAPMIRALQARHPELPITVTCMTPTGSERIQALFGESVQHCYLPYDLPWAAARFLDRVQPRLAVVMETELWPNHIHQCAKRNIPVALANARLSERSARGYARFGKLTAPMLGELSLIAVQTQTEAQRFLDLGARPGCVEVTGSIKFDLKIDAGLLQRADALRQQWQATTRPVWIAASTHAGEDEIVLAAHRQLLKTQPDALLILVPRHPERFNSVHELCISERLTTRRRSTAEAVQASDQVLLGDTMGELLFLYALADIAFVGGSLVANGGHNLLEPAALGKSVLSGPHLFNFLEIATQLREAGALSEVENAAQLADRVAALLSEPGEMQRMSQAGLSVLKANQGALQRLLEGLQRLL; encoded by the coding sequence ATGAACAGACTCCTCTACACCCTGCTGCTGCACCTGGCCCTGCCCCTGATTGCCCTGCGTCTGGCCCTGCGCGCACGCAAGGCGCCGGCCTATGCCCGGCGTATCAATGAACGCTTCTCCCTCGGCCTGCCGGCAATGAAACCGGGCGGCATCTGGGTACACGCGGTATCGGTCGGGGAAAGTATTGCCGCCGCGCCGATGATCCGCGCGCTGCAGGCACGCCATCCCGAACTGCCGATCACCGTCACCTGCATGACACCGACCGGCTCCGAGCGCATCCAGGCGCTGTTCGGTGAAAGCGTGCAGCACTGCTACCTACCCTATGACCTGCCCTGGGCTGCCGCGCGTTTTCTCGATCGCGTACAACCACGTCTAGCCGTGGTGATGGAAACCGAGCTGTGGCCGAACCACATCCATCAGTGCGCCAAGCGCAACATTCCCGTAGCCCTGGCCAATGCGCGCCTTTCCGAGCGCTCGGCACGCGGCTATGCGCGCTTTGGCAAACTCACCGCACCGATGCTCGGCGAACTGTCGCTGATCGCCGTGCAGACCCAGACCGAGGCACAGCGTTTTCTCGATCTGGGCGCTCGCCCTGGCTGCGTGGAAGTCACCGGTTCGATCAAATTCGACCTGAAGATTGATGCCGGACTGCTGCAACGCGCAGATGCGTTGCGCCAGCAATGGCAGGCAACGACTCGACCTGTCTGGATCGCTGCCAGCACCCATGCCGGTGAAGACGAGATCGTCCTCGCCGCCCATCGCCAGTTGCTGAAGACGCAGCCGGATGCACTGCTGATTCTGGTGCCACGTCACCCCGAACGCTTCAACTCGGTCCATGAGCTGTGCATCAGTGAAAGGCTGACCACTCGCCGCCGCTCCACGGCTGAAGCCGTGCAAGCCAGCGACCAGGTGCTGCTCGGCGACACCATGGGTGAGCTGCTGTTTCTCTATGCGCTGGCGGATATCGCCTTCGTCGGCGGCAGCCTGGTGGCCAATGGCGGCCATAACCTGCTCGAGCCGGCAGCACTGGGCAAGTCGGTGCTGAGCGGCCCGCACCTGTTCAATTTTCTGGAGATCGCCACGCAATTGCGTGAGGCCGGCGCCCTGAGCGAGGTGGAGAACGCCGCGCAACTGGCGGACAGGGTTGCCGCACTGCTGAGCGAGCCTGGCGAGATGCAGCGCATGAGCCAGGCCGGCCTGAGCGTGCTCAAGGCCAACCAGGGCGCACTGCAGCGCTTGCTGGAAGGTTTGCAGCGTCTTCTGTAG